A window of Sander vitreus isolate 19-12246 chromosome 18, sanVit1, whole genome shotgun sequence contains these coding sequences:
- the taf1a gene encoding LOW QUALITY PROTEIN: TATA box-binding protein-associated factor RNA polymerase I subunit A (The sequence of the model RefSeq protein was modified relative to this genomic sequence to represent the inferred CDS: deleted 1 base in 1 codon), translated as MKTMKIRLLERVQLGYDVIPSSGFRGGRHTLSVSARDKRQLSYLSLTAVLIMDDLQRELVPLEDLDDDSDSSDGNSSKGSKKSKLPLVNPMCAETPKETGFHQSTRVCLEQIREALLHHRWQEAAEYMACYPQMLEDPTNGTGQPYKELIWRISTEILHHHPNSKMEDYNNIYERMKHSGVRHYLMICLEHSFHLLLNGHIEDAKRQLSVAESWRHGKESAAQYQRIKLIHAYRSLLDYIIWCDKKFTHSNTEYPDSGDNQDMHNYFRQASVNLKEILKNPGIWDPFILSYVEMLEFYEDHEEALKVLNDYAYDSTFPPNPNAHVYLYQYLKRHDTSERKLMKVLKILHVLVPSHELMLEYSSLLLQSEKRSDIQKALGVVLEMLDFPCWRSNLDAWERLKSIIQKLQLQEDWKDIVSGQMAARKDWWPALHFTSFHASKDSEENPELMEVKAPLTKILCPDLMLKYTASQVTSGE; from the exons atgaaaacaatgaaaatccgacttttggAACGcgttcaactcgggtatgacgtcattcctagctccggcttccgag GTGGACGTCATACACTGAGCGTCAGCGCAAGAGATAAAAGGCAGCTGTCATATTTGAGTTTAACTGCTGTGCTGATTATGGATGATTTGCAAAGAGAGCTGGTGCCTCTTGAAGACTTGGATGATGACAGCGATTCCTCGGATGGCAACTCTTCAAAAggatcg aaaaagtcaaagctcCCTCTGGTTAATCCCATGTGTGCAG AGACTCCAAAGGAAACTGGGTTTCACCAGAGTACCAGAGTCTGTCTGGAGCAGATCAGAGAAGCCCTGCTGCATCACAGATGGCAAGAGGCAGCAGAATATATGGCATGTTACCCACAAATGTTAGAAGACCCAACCAATGGCACAGGTCAGCCGTATAAGGAG CTTATTTGGAGAATCAGCACCGAGATCCTTCACCATCACCCCAACTCAAAGATGGAGGACTATAACAACATCTATGAACGAATGAAACACTCAGGAGTTAGACATTACCTAATG ATCTGTCTGGAACATTCATTCCACCTGCTGCTTAATGGTCACATCGAAGATGCAAAGCGTCAGCTGTCTGTCGCTGAAAGTTGGAGGCATGGGAAGGAGTCAGCAGCTCAGTACCAGAGGATTAAACTGATCCACGCCTACAGGAGTTTACTGGATTATATCATCTGGTGTGACAAAAAGTTCACACACTCCAATACTG AGTATCCCGACTCTGGTGACAACCAAGACATGCACAACTACTTCAGACAGGCCTCTGTGAATCTGAAGGAGATTTTGAAAAATCCTGGCATCTGGGATCCCTTCATACTGAGTTACGTTGAG ATGCTGGAGTTCTATGAAGATCACGAGGAGGCTTTGAAAGTCCTTAATGATTACGCATATGACAGCACTTTTCCACCCAATCCCAACGCACATGTCTACCTGTACCAGTACTTAAAGAGGCACGATACTTCGGAGAGGAAACTGATGAAAGTATTGAAG ATCCTCCATGTCCTAGTCCCAAGCCATGAGTTGATGTTGGAGTACAGCTCCCTCCTGCTTCAGTCAG AGAAAAGAAGTGACATCCAGAAAGCTTTAGGAGTCGTTTTGGAAATGTTGGACTTTCCCTGCTGGAGGAGCAACCTGGACGCGTGGGAGCGTTTGAAGTCCATTATTCaaaaactacagttaca AGAAGACTGGAAGGATATTGTCTCTGGACAAATGGCTGCAAGAAAAGACTGGTGGCCTGCGCTGCACTTCACAAGCTTCCACGCCAGTAAAGATTCTGAGGAGAACCCAGAGCTCATGGAAGTGAAGGCACCACTGACAAAAATCCTTTGCCCGG